The Deinococcus seoulensis DNA segment GATCAACCAGCCGTTCGACGGCCTGCTGATCGGCCTGAACCAGAACCGCTTCGATCTCGTGATCTCCTCGCACGGCATCACGCCCGAGCGCGCCAAGGCCGTGGATTTCAGCCTCCCGCACTACTGCAGCGGCGGCCTGATCGTCAGCCGTCCCGGCGGCCCGAAAACGGCGGCGGACCTGAAAGGCAAGACGGTCGCCACGCAGGTCGGCACCACCTACGTCGATCAGATCAAGAAGGTCACGGGCGAGAAGAACCTGCGCGTGTACCCCAACAACGCCAACGCCCTGCAGGCCCTGATGAGCGGCCGCGTGGACGCCATGGTGAACGAGAAATTCTACGGCCTGGAAGCCCTGAAACTGAACGGCAAGAAGTTGCAGCAGGGCGAGATGATGTTCCAGGAGAAACTGGCCATGGCGGTTGCCAAGGGCAACAGCACCCTGCTGAGCGCCGTGAACCAGAACCTGAAGACCGTGCAGGCGAACGGCACGTACGCGAAGATCTCGAAGTCGTACTTCGGACAGGACGTGCGCTGCAAGTAAGCGGCTGACCTGCCCTGCCGGTCCCGGCCCCCTTCCCGCGTGGGAGGGGGCTTTTTCCGGTCGCTTCCGGGCCGGGCCATGTGCAACTGGCTGGTCGTTTCTGGTGGGTTCTGGCTCTTTTCGCCAGCCAGTTCAGCCCTTACCATCAGGGTGAAGAACCGCACCGGCCCTCCCCGTGGGCCGTTCACTGACCCGGACCGTGGCCCGCGCGCCGCGAAGGAGCACCATGACCAGTACCCTCGAACAGACCCGCCGGACCCCCGCCCCCGGCACCGCCGCCGACCTGCTGCGCCGCGAGGACGCCCTCGGCGCGCACAACTACAAGCCGCTGAACGTCGTCATTCACCGCGCCCAGGGGTCCTGGGTGTGGGACACCGACGGCCGCCGCTACCTGGACTGCCTCTCGGCGTACAGCGCCGTGAACCAGGGGCACTGCCACCCGCGCATCATCGGCGCGCTGACCGAGCAGGCGCAGCAGGTCACGCTGACCTCCCGCGCGTTCCGCAACGACCGCCTCGCCGCGTTCTACGAGACCGTCACGCGCCTCCTGAACTTCGAGGCCGTGATTCCCATGAACACCGGCGCCGAGGCCGTGGAGACCGCCATCAAACTGGCGCGCAAGTGGGCGTACGAGGTCAAGGGCGTGGCGCACCACCAGGCCGAGATCATCGTCATGGACGGCAACTTCCACGGGCGCACCACCACCCTGGTCAGCTTCAGCAGCGAGGGGCAGTACAGGGACGCCTTCGGGCCGCTGACGCCCGGCTTCGTGCGCGTCCCGTACGGTGACGCGGCGGCCATCGAGGCGGCCATCACGCCGAACACGGCGGCCGTGCTGTACGAACCCATTCAGGGCGAGGCGGGCGTGATCGTGCCCCCCGAGGGTTTCCTGACCGCGCTGCGCGGCGTGTGCGACCGTCACGGCGTCCTGATGATCGCCGACGAGATCCAGACCGGCCTGGGCCGCACCGGTCAGTGGCTGGCCGGGGATCACGAGCCCGCGCGCCCCGACGTGGTCATTCTCGGCAAGGCGCTGGGCGGCGGCGTGTACCCGGTCAGCGCCGTGCTGGCCAGCCGCGCCGTGATGGACCTGTTCCAGCCCGGCGATCACGGCAGCACCTTTGGCGGCAACCCCCTGGCGGCCGCCGTGGCGCAGGCCAGCCTGGAAGTGCTGGAAGACGAGAATCTGCCCGCCCGCGCCGCCGAACTCGGCGAGTACCTGCGCGGGCGCCTGCGCGCCATGAACAGCCCCCTGGTCAGGGAAGTGCGTGGGCGCGGCCTGCTGATCGGCGTGGAACTGCACGTCCCGGCCCGCCCGTACTGCGAGGCGCTGCGCGACCTGGGCGTGCTGTGCAAGGAAACTCACGAGACCACCATGCGCCTCGCGCCGCCGCTGGTCACCACCCGCGAGGACCTCGACTGGGCGCTGGAACGCATCGAACAGGTGCTGCGAGGCTGACCCCCTCCGGCCCGGCGGCGGCCCCCTCCTTCACGGTGCGGGGCCGCCGCCCGTTGGGTGCGCTGTCCAGCTGCCCAGACCCCCCCGCTGTTCGCAGCGGGACTCGCCTGCTACAGTCCGGGGCAGTTTGCAGTGTGTTGCCGGGCGTTCCCGCCGTGGGTGGGGGCGACCCGGCTCTGAGGGGCGTGCGTATGTTCGATATTCGTCGGTTCGATGGCGTGATTTACGGAGCGGATTACAACCCGGAGCAGTGGCCGCGTGAGGTGTGGGCCGAGGACGTCCGCCTGATGAACGAGGCGGGCGTGAATCTGGTGTCGCTGGGCATCTTCTCGTGGGCGCTGCTGGAGCGCGCCGAGGGGGAATTCCACTTCGAGTGGCTGGACGAGGTGATGGACCTGCTGCACGCGGGCGGCGTGGACGTGAATCTGGCGACGGCGACAGCCTCGCCGCCCCCGTGGTTCTCACTGAAGTACCCGGATTCCCGTCCGGTGACGGTGGACGGCGTGCGGCTGGAGGTCGGCGGGCGGCAGCTGTACTGCCCGAGCCACCCGGCGCTGCGTGAAGGCGTGGCCCGCCTGACCCGCGCCGTCGCCACCCGGTACGCGGACCACCCGGCGCTGAAACTGTGGCACATCAACAACGAGTACGGCTGCCACATCGACCAGTGTTACTGCGAGCACTGCGCCCGCCGCTTCCGCGCGTGGCTGGAAGCCCGCTACGCCACCATCGACGCGCTGAACGACGCCTGGGGCACCGCCTTCTGGAGTCAGCGGTACACCGACTGGGCCGAGATCCAACCGCCGCGCCGCGCGCCCACCTACGCCAATCCCACCCAGCAGCTCGACTGGCGGCGCTTTAGCAGCGACAACATCCTGGAACTGCACACCCTGGAACGCGGCATCCTGACCGAAATCACGCCGGACGTGCCCGCCACCACGAACTTCCTGGGGTTCCTGCCGGGCCTGGATTACTTCCGCTGGGCGCAGGAGGAGGACGTGGTGTCCCTGGACGCCTACCCGGACCCCGGCCAGCCGGACTCTCACCTGGAGGCCGGAATGGTGTTCGACCTGACCCGGTCACTGGGCGGCGGGAACCGCTGGATCCTGATGGAGCAGGCGACGAGCGCCGTGAACTGGCGGACGCGCAACGCGCCCAAGGCGCCGGGGCAGATGCGGATGCTCAACCACCTCGCGCTGGCGAAGGGAGCCAGCGGGATCATGTTCTTCCAGTGGCGGGCCTCGAAAGCCGGCGCGGAGAAATTCCACAGCGGCCTCGTGCAGCACGTCGGCCCGGAGCGCTCGCGGGTGTGGCGTGAAGTCACGGCGTTCGGCGCGGAACTCAAGACCCTGACGCCCCTGCTGGACGCCCGCGTGCCCGCGCGGGTCGCCGTGATGTTCGACTGGCACAACTGGTGGGCGCTGAACATCGACAGCAAACCCGGTGTGATTCCGCTGCTGCCGCTGCTGGGCCGCTGGTACGCCGCGCTGCGCTCGCTCGGGCAGAACGTGGACTTCGTCGCGCCCGGCGGCGACCTCGGCGCGTACGACGTGGTCGTCCTCCCGAACCTGTACCTGATGGACGACACGACCGGCGCGAAGTTGCGCGCCTTCACGGAGCGCGGCGGGCACCTGATCGCCGGGTACTTCACGGGCGTCGTGGACGGCCAGGAACACATTCACCTGGGCGGCTATGGCGGGCCGCTGCGGGACGTGCTGGGCCTGTGGGTCGAGGAGTGGGACGTGCTGCTGCCCGGCCAGACGAACACCGTCACCCTGAACGGCGCCCAGGTCACCGTCACCGACTGGTGCGACGTGCTGCACCTGGACGGCGCCGAGGCCGTCGCCACCTACGACGGACGCTATTACGCCGGTCAGGCCGCCGTGACCCGCCACGCCACCGGGCAGGGACAGGCGTGGTACGTGGGCACCGAACTGCCCCCGGTCGCCCTGCGGGACGTGCTGCGCGGCGTGCTGGAAGGCGCGGGCGTGCCCCACACCCTGCTGCCCGCCCACGCCGACCTGAGCGTCTCGGCCCTCCCGGACGGCACGCAACTGCTGCACGTCCTGAACGCCCACCCGCACGACACCCTGACCCTGACCGTCCCAGCCGGAGGCACCCTCTTCCCGGACGGCGGCGACGCCGGCACCCGGATCGAACTGCCGCCCCACGGCGTCACGCTGATCCACTACCCGCACGCCGTGCAGATCAGTGACGTGCAGGCCAGCGGAAGCTAGACCCGCCCCACCCACGACGATGGGCGTCCCCGCGCAGGTGGGGACGCCCATCAGCCATCAGCCATCAGCCATCAGCCATCAGCCATCAGCCATCAGCCATCAGCCATCAGCCATCAACCATCAACCGTCCGTGCGGAACGGCAGGTACTTCGGTTGCCAGAACTTACGCTCCACGAGGGCGAGCAGGTCGGCGTCGCCGAGGTCGCGGATGCTGAATTCGGTGGCGACGCCGTCTGCGAGGGCCTGCCGGATGACGGCCACGGCGACCTGCACGCTGGCCGCGCCGAGTTCGGACACGGGCGGGTAGGTGCGTTCGGGCCAGTGCGCGGCCGTGTAGTCGGCCAGGGCGTAGGCGGCGGCGGTGACCATCTCGTCGGTGATCTCGCGCACGCGGGCCAGGACCGCGCCGAAGCCCAGGCCAGGGAAGATGAAGGCGTTGTTGCCCTGCCCGATCTCGTGCGTGACGCCCGCGTGCTGCACGGGGTCGAAGGGACTGCCGGTGGCGACGATGGCCTGCCCGTCCGTCCAGGCCAGGATGTCCTGGGGCAGCGCCTCCGTGTTCGCGGTGGGGTTGCTCAGCGGGAACACCAGCGGGCGGGGCGTGTTGGCGTGCGCGGCCCGCACGACGGCCTCGCTGAAGATGCCCGCCTGTCCGCTCAGGCCCAGCAGCACGGTGGCCTTCCCCTCGCGGATCACGCTTTCCAGGTCCAGTCCGGCCCAGCCGCCTGTGAGGGCGCGGGGCGTGGCGAGACTCTTCTTGTAGTCCTCCATGGGCCGGTCGTCGGTCAGCAGGCCGCGTGAATCGAGCACGAACACCCGCGCGGCGATCTGTTCATCGCTCAGGCCCTCGCGGCGCATGCCCTCGCGGATGGCGGCAGCCACGCCCGCGCCGCCCGCACCGGCCCCGTGCACGACCACGACCTGATCCTTCAGCGCCTCGCCCTTGAGTCGGCAGGCGTTCAGGACGCCCGCCAGCACGACCGCGCCCGTGCCCTGAATATCGTCGTTGAAGCTCGGCACGACCCGCCGGTAACGGTGCAGGATGGTGAAGGCGGCGTCCTTCGAGAAGTCCTCCCACTGGATGATCGCCTTCGGGTAGCGTTCCAGGGTGGCCTCCACGAAGCGGTCGATGAAGCTCAGGTACTCGCCCCCGGTCAGGCGGTCGTGTTTCACGCCCAGGTACGCGGGGTCCTCACGCAGGTCGGCGCGTCCCGTCCCCACGTCCAGTTCCACTGGCAGGGTCTTGTCCGGCCCGACGCCGCCCGCCACGGTGTACAGCGACAGCTTCCCGATGCTGATCGCCATGCCCCCGAACCCCTGATCTCCGATGCCCAGAATCGCGCTGGAGTCGGTCGCCACGATGATCCGCACGTCGTTCAGCGGCACGTTCGCCAGCGCCTGCGCGGCCCGGTCGATGTTGCGGGTGCTGAGTGTCAGGCCGCGCGGGTAACGGTAGATCTGACTGAACCGCTGCACGGCCAGCCCCACGGTCGGCGTGTACACGACGGGCAGCATCTCCTCGACATGCGCGGACAGCAGCGCGTAGAACAGCACCTCGTTGCGGTCCTGCAGGTTACGCAGGAACACGTGCCGGTCCAGCGGGTCCGCGATCAGGCGGTACTCGGCGTACTGGCGGTCCACCAGTGCCTCCAGCGAATCCACCTGCGGCGCGAGCAGCCCGTCGAGGCCCAGCGCCACGCGCTCCTCCTCGGTGAACGCCGTGCCCTTGTTCAGCAGCGGGTAACGCAGCAGCGGAAAGCCGCGCACCAGCGGGTGCAGGCGGCGGTGGCCGTCCTCGCCGCGTCTCACGTCGTAATGGTCGGTCAGGGGCAGGGTGCGTCGGCTCATCGGGTTCCTCCGGGAAGGACGGTCAGCGGGTGGCGGTTCATGTCCTTGAACAGCAGGTACTTACTCCACACTTTCCCCAGCGCGCCGTACCACTGCGGGCAGTGCGCGCCCATCCAGATCACGTCGCCCGCCACGACTGGGTAGTACACCTCCTGGAGCTTGTACAGGCCCTCGCCTTCCAGCATCAGCAACCCGTGCTCCATGTAATGAATCTCGGGGTACGGCAGGGTCGCGCCCGGCGCGAAACTCATGGTGCTCATCATGAAGTCGAAGCGCGGGTCGTCCGGCAGCAACTTGCGGGCGATCAGCCCCTCGTCGCCCTCGAACGGCGTACCCGGATTCTCCCGCTCGTTCCCCCAGCAGACCGGGGGGGCGTCCACACCCGGCGCGGCCTCGTACGGCTTCTCGAACACCGCCAGCCGCGTGGCCTCGCGTGCCGTCAGCGTGTGCATCACGCCCGCCGGGAAGAACACGTGATCGGATTCGCGCAGCGTGCGCGCCTCGCCGCCCTCTACCTGCACGTCCACCTCGCCGCTCAGCACGAACACGAAGCGCTGATACCCGTGTGCGGACTCGCGCGCCTGCGCGTGGGGGGGCATCTCGGCCGTGAACTGCACGAACCGCGCCCCCAGGCCCATCACGGGCGCGATGTGCAGCACGACCGCGCTGCCCGGCCACTCGGCCAGACCCGTGCGGACGAAGGTTTCGGGCGTGATCACCGCGTGCGCCTCACGCAACGCGGAACGGGTGGAACCAAGGTGTTTCATGCCTCTCCTGTGGGATGAATGCCGGGCGTCAGCAGCTGCCCGCGCACGGTGTCGCTGAACTGCGCGCCGGTGGGTGTCTGCGTGAAGACCGGCTGGCCGCGCAGGTACGTGGCCTGCACGCGGCCCTGGAAGGTCTCGCCACGGTAGGGGTTGCCCTGGTGGCGGTCGAACAGTTCGGTGAGCTGGAAGGTCTCGTTCAGGTCGACCAGGGCGAAGTCGGCGTCCATGCCGACCTCCAGTACGCCCTTGCCGCCCAGACGGAAGCGCCGCGCGGGATTCAGGGCGCTGACGGCCGCGATCAGTTCCAGCGGCAGGTCCCGCGCCCGGTAGCCGCCGTCCAGCAGGACGTTCAGGGTGGACTGCGCGCCGCTGATGCCGCCCCAGATGGCGAAGAAGTCGTCCCCGGTTTTCAGGTCGTGTGGGGCGGGCGAGTGGTCACTGCCGACCGTGTCGATCTGCCCGGCCTTCAGCGCCGCCCAGAGGGCCTCGCGGGTGCTGGCGTCCCGGATGGGCGGCGCGCACTTGAGCAGCGCGCCCAGGCGTTCGACGTCCTCGCCGGTCCAGTGCAGGTAGTGGGGGCAGGTCTCGGCGGTGACGTCCAAGCCGCGCGCGCGGGCCTCGGCGGCCAGGGTCACGCCGCGCGCGGTGCTGAGGTGCACGAGGTGCAGGGCCGCGCCGGTCTCCTCGGCGAACAGGATCGCGCGGCCCACCGCCTCGGCCTCCGTGACGGGCGGGCGGGACTCCAGGTAGTCGCGCACGCCCAGCCGCCCGTGCGTGCGGGCCACCTGCGAGAGCGTGCGCGTGAACCCGTCGCTCTCGGCGTGAGTGCCCACGACCAGTCCCAGGCGGCGCGCGGCGCGCATCCCGTCGAACAGCGTGGCGTCGTCGGCGGCCGGGAATTCATCCAGGCCGCTGTGACTCATGAACGCCTTGAACCCGATCACGCCGCAGGCGGCGAGGTCGTCCAGTTCGCCCAGGTTCAGTGGGGTCAGGCCGCCCCACAGCCCGAAGTCCAGCCGCGAGTGCGCCTCGCCCGCCGCGCGTTTCGCGTCGAAGGCCGCGCGGTTCAGCAGCGGTGGGCTGGAATTCAGCGGCATGTCCAGCAGGGTGGTCGCGCCGCCCGCCGCCAGCGCCTGCGTGCCGGTGTCGAACCCCTCCCAGTGGGTGCGGCCCGGTTCGTTCAGGTGCACGTGCGCGTCCACCACGCCGGGGAAGACGTGCAGGCCCGTCGCGTCGATCTCGGTGCGGGCGGGCGCGAACACGTCCAGCGCGAGGCTCACGATCTGCCCGTCCTGCACGCCCAGGTCGGCCCGGAGGGGACCGTGCGGCGTGACCAGCGTGCCGCCCCGGATCAGCAGGTCCAGCGCCATCAGCGCCCTCCCTGCGCGGCGAGGTCCTGCACGAACGCCACGCCGACCCGCAGGGCCGCCTCCACGTCAGCGGGTTCGGCCATCTCGTCCGGGTGGTGACTCAGGGCGTTCGGGGAGCGCAGGAACAGCATCGCGGCGGGCATCACGTCCGCCAGGATCATGGCGTCGTGCCCGGCCCCGCTCACGAGGTCCGGGGCGCGCTGGCCCACCTGCGCGGCGGCGCGGCGCAGGCCGTCGCGGAAGGCAGGGGCCATCGGGACGGCGGGCTGCGCCATCTTGTGCGTGACGGTCAGGGTCACGCCGCGCTCCTGCGCGAATCCCTGCGCCGCTTCCAGCAGCGTGTTCAGCGCCCCGGCACGCACCGGGTCGTGCTCGTGGCGGATATCCAGCGTGCAGTGCGCCTCGCCGGGAATCACGTTGATCGCGCCGGGCCGGGCGGTCATCACGCCGACCGTGGCGACCAGACCGGGCACTGAGCGCGCGAGGTCCTCGGCGGCCACCGCGAAGCGCGCCGCGGCGGCCAGCGCGTCCCGGCGGTGAGCCATGGGCGTGGTCCCGGCGTGCGAGGCCTGCCCCACGAAGTCCAGCAGCAGCCGGTCCTGCCCGGCAACAGCGCTCACGACGCCCACGCTGGCGCCCGCCGCCTGAAGCACCGGCCCCTGCTCGATGTGGAATTCCAGGAAACCCACGCTGGGGCCGCTCACCCGCGCGCCGGGCAGCTCGGCCGGGTCCAGGCCGTACCCTTCCAGCGCGCCGCGCACGCTCACGCCGCGCGCGTCCTCCAGGGTCAGCAGCGGGTCCAGCGTGCCGGTCAGGGCGCGGCTCCCGATGAACGGCACGCCGAAACGCACGCCTTCCTCCTCGCTGAACGCCAGCAGTTCCAGCGCGAACGGCAGCGGCGTGTCCCGCAGCGCCCCTGCGACCGCGAAGGCCAGCGTGACGCCCAGCACGCCGTCGAACGCCCCGGCGTCAGGCACGGTGTCCACGTGTGAGCCCAGGTAAAGCGTCGGCGCGTCCGGTGACGGTCCCTCGCGGCGCGCGCGGAGGTTCCCGGCGGCGTCCACGCGCACGCTCAGGCCCAGTTCGGCAGCCCAGGCGCTCAGGTACGCGGTCACGTCGCGCGTGGGCGGGCTCAGAAACGTGCGGGTGATCTCGCCCGGCACCTCGGTCAGGCGCGCGAGATCCAGGCAGGCGGCGCGGGCGCGAGCGGCCAGCCCAGCGATAGGGTCGATTTCAGTCATGCGGCATCCTTTCAGGTGGGTCGGTGAGGTTCAACCGCGCCGCCTCGGCCGGGAAGTACGCGGGCGGCGCGGGGTTCAGGACGAGGTGGTCGAGCAACTGCGCCTCGGGCGCGTCGTCCGGGCAGAGGCGGCGGCGCAGCGCGCGGTAGGTGTCGGGCGTGAGGGCATCGCCCCCGCCGAGGGGCGCGCGGACCGTCACCCACTGCCACAGCAGCGCGCGCGCCAGTTCCGCCGTGGCGGTGTCCTCGATGCGCCCGCCGCGCGTCACGACGCCCTGTCCGGCCAGCCACGCGCGGAACACGTCCAGCGCGAGGCCCGCCGTGTCCAGCACCTCGGCCCCCTCAAGCGGGCCGGGGTGGGGCAGGTCCAGCAGTCGCCCGCGCGTGACCGGAACCACATCTGAAGCGGCAGGCGGGGCTCGCAGGCCCTCGCGCACGGCGTCCAGCAACTCGGGCAGGCCCGCCCAGGCCCCCTGGAAGCCCTGCGCGGCCTCGCGGGCCTTGTCGGCGCGCACGGCGTCCAGCGCGGGCTGCGGGTCGCGGGGGTCCGGCGCGACGGCCGCCGTGCCGCCCACCGCCTGCGCCCCGCGTGCCCGGCACACGTCCACCAGCGCCTGCGCGTAGGCCTGCATGGCGTCCAGGTCCATGCCCAGCCCTGCGCGCGGCGGGACCGGGCGGCCCAGGTCCGCGCCCACCGTCTTCACGAGGCTGAACACGTAATCCCAGCGCCCGGCGTTCAGCCCGAACGCCCAGTCGCGCAGCGTGAACAGCAGCGCGTCGGCGGCCAGCAGGCCAGGGAACGTCTCGACTTGCAGGCAGACGCGCAGCGTGCCGCGCCCCAGGCCCAGATGCGCCTCGGCCAGCGCCAGCGCGTCCGCCCAGACCTGCGCCTGCGCGACCGATTCCAGTTTCGGCAGGTACAGGTGTGGCGTGCGGCCCGCCCCGGCCGTTAGCCCTGCTCCTGCGGTGAGAAGCGCGGCGAGGTCGCACAGCGCCGCGCGGCCCGGCTGCCCGCCGAAAGGTTCGTGCGCCTCCAGCGCGTACAGCGCCCGTGGCCTCGCCAGCAGCGGCACCGCGGCCGCCAGCCACTCCGGCAGCGCCGCGTAGGCCGCCGCCACGTTCGCGCGGGTGGGCGAGAAGGTATCGTCGAAGTCGATCACGACCGCGTCTGCTCCACTGACCAGGGCGGCGCGCAGGGCGTGCAGGTCGCTGGCCTCCACGATCAGTTCCGCGCGGCCCGGCCGCAGGTCGGCGGGGACCGGCGCGGCGCGGTAATCCGGGAGGGGCTCGGGGGCAGCCGGTGTGGTGTGGTCCAGATCGGTGCCGTCCAGCTGGGCGCAGCGGTCGGCCAGGGCCGCGTGCAGCTGCGCGGCCAGTTCGCGGGCGGCGGGGGAGAGGAGGGGCGCGGCGCTCACGTGCGCCCGCCGGTGGGGGGGATCGCCATGCGCCGCAGCATAGGCCGCGCGCCGTGGTCCGGGCGCCACCCGTCCAGCCCGGTCAACCCATCCAGCCCGGTCAACTCTGCCAGCCCACTCACCCTGTCCAGCCCAGCCGCGCCCCGATCCGCGCGGCCGCCGCCTGCGCCGCCGCCAGGAAGCGCGGCACGTCCCCCGGCGTCAGGCGCGAGGTGGGCGCCGAGACGCTCAGGGCCGCCGTGACCTCGCCGCCCACGCCGCGCACCGGGACGGCCACGCAGCGCACACCGAGTTCTCGTTCCTGATCGTCCAGCGCGAACCCCTGCTCTCGCACGCGTTGCAGTGCGGCCAGCACGGCGTCCGGCGTGGTCAGGGTGTGCGGCGTGAACGCCACCAGGGGCGCGGCCTCCAGCGCGGCGCGCACCTCGGCCGGGTCGCGCGGGGCCAGCAGCACCTTGCCCACGCCCGAGGCGTGCAGCGGCGCACTGGCACCCGTCTGCGTGAACATCCGCACCAGTTGCGGCCCCTCCACCTGATGCACGTACGCGGCCTCCAGACCGCTTGCGGCGGGCCGCAGCACGGCGAGGTTGGCACTCTCGCCCAGTTCGGCCACCAGGGCGCGCATCTCGCTGCCCGCCGCGCCGATCAGTGCCTGCGCGGCGTCGAAGGCGGCGCCCACCTGATACGCCCGCAGGCCCACCCGGAACAGCCCGGACGCCTCGTCCCACTCCGCGAAGCCCTGCTGCCGCAGCGTTTCCAGCAGCCGGTAGGCGGTGCTGGGGGACAGTCCGGCGGCGCGCGCCACCTGCGACAGCGTCGCCTCGCGCAGCCCGGCCAGCGCCCACAGCACGCCCAGCCCGCGTTCCAGCGTGCGGACGCTGCCCGGTGCGTCCGTGCCGCGCGCCCGGCCCGCGCGCGCGCGCGGTTCGTCGCTGCTCATACGGACTCCGGTTGAAGGGGCTGCAAAGACCGCCGGGTCCGGGCGGATGCGAGTGGAATCCGGGTCAGGCGAGGGCCTCGTAGCCGGGCAGGGTCAGGAAGTCCATCAGAGGGGACTGCGTGGCGGTCTGCCGGAACAGGCGCGCGGCGTCCGCGAAGTCCGCGCCCAGCTTGCTGCTCTCCTCGTCATACAGCGCGTCAAACAGTTCCGGGGTCAGGGTGCGGCCGTCGTCCAACTTCACGCCTTCGGTGCGCCACTGCCACAGTTGCGCGCGGCTGATCTCGGCGGTGGCGGCGTCCTCCATCAGGTTGTGGATGGGCACGGCGCCCGACCCGCGCAGCCACGCGGCGAGGTACTGGATGCCCACGTTCATGTTCACGCGCACGCCTCCTTCGGTGACCGTGCCCTCCGGGGGGGTCAGCAGGTCGCGGGCGGTGACGGTCAGGTCCATCTGCTTGTCGCTGCCGATCTGGTTGGGTTCGGGCATCAGGCGGTCGAACACCTCGGTCGCCAGGGCCACCATGCCGGGGTGCGCGACCCAGGTGCCGTCGTGCCCGTTCGTCGCCTCGCGTTCCTTGTCGATGCGGACCTGTTCGAAGGCGGCGGCGTTCTTGGCCTCGTCGCCCTTGACCGGGATGAAGGCACTCATGCCGCCGATGGCGGGCGCGCCGCGCCGGTGGCAGGTCCGGATGGCGAGGCGGCTGTACGCCTGCATCATGGGCACGGCCATCGTGACCTTCGCGCGGTCCGGCAGCGTGTGCCCCGGCTGGGCGCGCAGTTTCTTGATG contains these protein-coding regions:
- a CDS encoding allantoinase; the protein is MALDLLIRGGTLVTPHGPLRADLGVQDGQIVSLALDVFAPARTEIDATGLHVFPGVVDAHVHLNEPGRTHWEGFDTGTQALAAGGATTLLDMPLNSSPPLLNRAAFDAKRAAGEAHSRLDFGLWGGLTPLNLGELDDLAACGVIGFKAFMSHSGLDEFPAADDATLFDGMRAARRLGLVVGTHAESDGFTRTLSQVARTHGRLGVRDYLESRPPVTEAEAVGRAILFAEETGAALHLVHLSTARGVTLAAEARARGLDVTAETCPHYLHWTGEDVERLGALLKCAPPIRDASTREALWAALKAGQIDTVGSDHSPAPHDLKTGDDFFAIWGGISGAQSTLNVLLDGGYRARDLPLELIAAVSALNPARRFRLGGKGVLEVGMDADFALVDLNETFQLTELFDRHQGNPYRGETFQGRVQATYLRGQPVFTQTPTGAQFSDTVRGQLLTPGIHPTGEA
- a CDS encoding ABC transporter substrate-binding protein, translated to MTRILPLLTGAAVLSAALLSTGAQARTLKEIKASGTIKIGTNAEFKPFTYFEGKTMKGFEYDLGNAIAKQMGVKAEWINQPFDGLLIGLNQNRFDLVISSHGITPERAKAVDFSLPHYCSGGLIVSRPGGPKTAADLKGKTVATQVGTTYVDQIKKVTGEKNLRVYPNNANALQALMSGRVDAMVNEKFYGLEALKLNGKKLQQGEMMFQEKLAMAVAKGNSTLLSAVNQNLKTVQANGTYAKISKSYFGQDVRCK
- a CDS encoding allantoate amidohydrolase, which gives rise to MTEIDPIAGLAARARAACLDLARLTEVPGEITRTFLSPPTRDVTAYLSAWAAELGLSVRVDAAGNLRARREGPSPDAPTLYLGSHVDTVPDAGAFDGVLGVTLAFAVAGALRDTPLPFALELLAFSEEEGVRFGVPFIGSRALTGTLDPLLTLEDARGVSVRGALEGYGLDPAELPGARVSGPSVGFLEFHIEQGPVLQAAGASVGVVSAVAGQDRLLLDFVGQASHAGTTPMAHRRDALAAAARFAVAAEDLARSVPGLVATVGVMTARPGAINVIPGEAHCTLDIRHEHDPVRAGALNTLLEAAQGFAQERGVTLTVTHKMAQPAVPMAPAFRDGLRRAAAQVGQRAPDLVSGAGHDAMILADVMPAAMLFLRSPNALSHHPDEMAEPADVEAALRVGVAFVQDLAAQGGR
- the allE gene encoding (S)-ureidoglycine aminohydrolase, producing the protein MKHLGSTRSALREAHAVITPETFVRTGLAEWPGSAVVLHIAPVMGLGARFVQFTAEMPPHAQARESAHGYQRFVFVLSGEVDVQVEGGEARTLRESDHVFFPAGVMHTLTAREATRLAVFEKPYEAAPGVDAPPVCWGNERENPGTPFEGDEGLIARKLLPDDPRFDFMMSTMSFAPGATLPYPEIHYMEHGLLMLEGEGLYKLQEVYYPVVAGDVIWMGAHCPQWYGALGKVWSKYLLFKDMNRHPLTVLPGGTR
- a CDS encoding beta-galactosidase, which gives rise to MFDIRRFDGVIYGADYNPEQWPREVWAEDVRLMNEAGVNLVSLGIFSWALLERAEGEFHFEWLDEVMDLLHAGGVDVNLATATASPPPWFSLKYPDSRPVTVDGVRLEVGGRQLYCPSHPALREGVARLTRAVATRYADHPALKLWHINNEYGCHIDQCYCEHCARRFRAWLEARYATIDALNDAWGTAFWSQRYTDWAEIQPPRRAPTYANPTQQLDWRRFSSDNILELHTLERGILTEITPDVPATTNFLGFLPGLDYFRWAQEEDVVSLDAYPDPGQPDSHLEAGMVFDLTRSLGGGNRWILMEQATSAVNWRTRNAPKAPGQMRMLNHLALAKGASGIMFFQWRASKAGAEKFHSGLVQHVGPERSRVWREVTAFGAELKTLTPLLDARVPARVAVMFDWHNWWALNIDSKPGVIPLLPLLGRWYAALRSLGQNVDFVAPGGDLGAYDVVVLPNLYLMDDTTGAKLRAFTERGGHLIAGYFTGVVDGQEHIHLGGYGGPLRDVLGLWVEEWDVLLPGQTNTVTLNGAQVTVTDWCDVLHLDGAEAVATYDGRYYAGQAAVTRHATGQGQAWYVGTELPPVALRDVLRGVLEGAGVPHTLLPAHADLSVSALPDGTQLLHVLNAHPHDTLTLTVPAGGTLFPDGGDAGTRIELPPHGVTLIHYPHAVQISDVQASGS
- a CDS encoding NAD-dependent malic enzyme; its protein translation is MSRRTLPLTDHYDVRRGEDGHRRLHPLVRGFPLLRYPLLNKGTAFTEEERVALGLDGLLAPQVDSLEALVDRQYAEYRLIADPLDRHVFLRNLQDRNEVLFYALLSAHVEEMLPVVYTPTVGLAVQRFSQIYRYPRGLTLSTRNIDRAAQALANVPLNDVRIIVATDSSAILGIGDQGFGGMAISIGKLSLYTVAGGVGPDKTLPVELDVGTGRADLREDPAYLGVKHDRLTGGEYLSFIDRFVEATLERYPKAIIQWEDFSKDAAFTILHRYRRVVPSFNDDIQGTGAVVLAGVLNACRLKGEALKDQVVVVHGAGAGGAGVAAAIREGMRREGLSDEQIAARVFVLDSRGLLTDDRPMEDYKKSLATPRALTGGWAGLDLESVIREGKATVLLGLSGQAGIFSEAVVRAAHANTPRPLVFPLSNPTANTEALPQDILAWTDGQAIVATGSPFDPVQHAGVTHEIGQGNNAFIFPGLGFGAVLARVREITDEMVTAAAYALADYTAAHWPERTYPPVSELGAASVQVAVAVIRQALADGVATEFSIRDLGDADLLALVERKFWQPKYLPFRTDG
- the rocD gene encoding ornithine--oxo-acid transaminase; translation: MTSTLEQTRRTPAPGTAADLLRREDALGAHNYKPLNVVIHRAQGSWVWDTDGRRYLDCLSAYSAVNQGHCHPRIIGALTEQAQQVTLTSRAFRNDRLAAFYETVTRLLNFEAVIPMNTGAEAVETAIKLARKWAYEVKGVAHHQAEIIVMDGNFHGRTTTLVSFSSEGQYRDAFGPLTPGFVRVPYGDAAAIEAAITPNTAAVLYEPIQGEAGVIVPPEGFLTALRGVCDRHGVLMIADEIQTGLGRTGQWLAGDHEPARPDVVILGKALGGGVYPVSAVLASRAVMDLFQPGDHGSTFGGNPLAAAVAQASLEVLEDENLPARAAELGEYLRGRLRAMNSPLVREVRGRGLLIGVELHVPARPYCEALRDLGVLCKETHETTMRLAPPLVTTREDLDWALERIEQVLRG